A region of Dioscorea cayenensis subsp. rotundata cultivar TDr96_F1 chromosome 5, TDr96_F1_v2_PseudoChromosome.rev07_lg8_w22 25.fasta, whole genome shotgun sequence DNA encodes the following proteins:
- the LOC120259844 gene encoding probable LRR receptor-like serine/threonine-protein kinase At3g47570 produces the protein MDLSNNGFNGSIPEEILSLSSLSFFLDLSGNSLSGQLPAKVGSLKNLGIFGLSRNKLSGAIPATLGSCQQLETLLMDNNLFEGTIPASLGNIKGLQELNLSHNSLKGPIPDSLTKLHALTSLDLSFNQLSGEVYQEGVFKNATAVSLLRNDCLCGGISSLNLPPCLETSSKKTKWSRSLKIAVIVPIVAFILLLIFLSSLAFLNRRKRLRKKSPSIPSFADKYLKVSYNELFKATDGFSSSNLLGTGSFGSVYRGTLDPSGTIVAVKVFNLQQRGATKSFIAECEALRGIRHRSLIKILTACSSIDSKGNDFKALVYEFMNNGSLETWLHPKDAGFSNQLSLVQKLNIAVDVADALNYLHVNCQPPVIHCDLKPSNILLDDNMNALVGDFGLARIVSETMSISQHDSHSLMGIKGSIGYIAPEYGAGIQVSTSGDVYSYGILMLEIFTGKRPVDDMFNDGLDLREYAHMAFPDRVIKIVDPAINENNTIGINQRAQEECLVSVIRIGLACSERLARDRMSIRDVASEMHAVRNAYSKAGQSQ, from the exons ATGGATCTCTCTAACAATGGATTCAATGGAAGCATACCTGAGGAAATTCTCAGCCTCTCCTCTCTCTCCTTCTTTTTGGATTTGTCTGGCAACTCTCTGTCGGGGCAACTTCCTGCAAAAGTTGGTAGCTTGAAGAATTTGGGGATATTTGGTCTGTCTCGTAACAAGTTATCTGGTGCAATACCTGCAACATTAGGCAGCTGTCAGCAACTGGAAACACTACTCATGGACAATAACTTGTTTGAAGGTACCATCCCTGCATCTCTTGGTAACATTAAAGGTCTTCAAGAGCTTAACCTCTCACACAATAGCTTAAAAGGGCCAATTCCAGATTCTCTGACCAAATTGCATGCACTGACCTCCTTAGATTTATCTTTCAACCAACTCAGTGGTGAAGTCTATCAAGAAGGGGTCTTTAAGAATGCGACGGCAGTTTCACTGCTCAGAAATGACTGTCTCTGTGGAGGCATTTCATCCCTCAACCTTCCTCCTTGCCTTGAAACttcatcaaagaaaacaaaatggtCTAGATCACTGAAGATTGCAGTCATAGTGCCTATAGTGGCATTCATTTTACTATTGATCTTTTTATCTTCTCTTGCGTTCCTAAACCGGAGAAAGAGGTTAAGGAAAAAATCTCCATCAATACCTTCATTTGCTGACAAGTATCTCAAAGTATCATACAATGAGTTGTTCAAAGCTACTGATGGTTTCTCTTCCAGCAACCTACTCGGCACCGGAAGCTTTGGTTCTGTTTACAGAGGGACTCTGGATCCCAGTGGCACAATCGTGGCGGTGAAagtcttcaacctccaacaaCGAGGTGCCACCAAGAGTTTCATAGCAGAATGTGAGGCCTTGAGAGGCATCAGGCATCGGAGTCTCATCAAGATCTTAACTGCATGCTCAAGTATTGATTCCAAGGGTAATGACTTCAAAGCTCTGGTGTATGAGTTCATGAATAATGGGAGTTTGGAGACATGGCTGCATCCTAAGGATGCTGGCTTCTCCAACCAACTGAGCTTGGTTCAGAAATTGAACATAGCTGTGGATGTTGCTGATGCACTGAACTATCTCCATGTCAATTGCCAGCCACCAGTCATTCACTGTGATCTGAAGCCTAGCAATATTCTCCTGGATGACAACATGAATGCTCTTGTTGGGGACTTTGGGTTGGCAAGGATCGTTTCTGAAACCATGAGCATATCTCAACATGATTCACATAGCTTGATGGGAATCAAAGGGTCCATTGGATATATAGCTCCAG AGTATGGAGCTGGAATTCAAGTGTCTACCTCTGGAGATGTTTACAGCTATGGAATCCTTATGCTGGAGATTTTCACCGGAAAGAGACCGGTTGATGATATGTTCAACGATGGCTTGGATCTTCGAGAATATGCTCATATGGCTTTTCCTGACAGAGTTATAAAGATTGTAGACCCTGCAATCAATGAAAACAACACCATTGGCATTAACCAGAGAGCACAAGAAGAATGTTTGGTTTCTGTCATCAGAATAGGTCTTGCTTGCTCAGAAAGATTGGCAAGAGACAGAATGAGCATCAGAGATGTGGCCAGTGAGATGCATGCTGTCAGAAATGCATACTCTAAGGCCGGACAGTCGCAGTGA
- the LOC120259980 gene encoding LRR receptor-like serine/threonine-protein kinase EFR, whose amino-acid sequence MAGITDDPFGVFQSWNDSKPFCDWTGISCSKIHPGRVISIQLDSQSLSGSISSSITNLTFLHSLLLMNNSFSGGIPPDIGMLPRLQHLNLSYNSLTGVIPLGLSNCSDLQTLGLHYNQLHGNIPSEFGSLMKLQELVLAKNNFTGSIPSSLSNISSLVKLSLLSNSIQGNIPENLGLYATNLSFLQMAQNELSGTIPPTLFNLSSLNYFSVAVNQFHGSLPLDIGTTLPNLQALLLSDNQFGGTLPSSLINASRIRLLDMSTNNIGGKVPSELGKLQDLVHLNLGSNEFEINDPDSWRFMDSLTNCSKLQVLALNRNNVSGVLPESVGNLSTNLQSLMLWTNSITGRIPSGIENLINLEQLQLATTFFHW is encoded by the exons ATGGCCGGAATAACTGATGATCCTTTTGGAGTTTTTCAGTCATGGAATGACAGTAAACCTTTCTGTGACTGGACTGGAATCTCATGCAGCAAAATACATCCAGGGAGAGTGATTTCCATTCAACTTGATTCACAGAGCTTGTCTGgctccatctcctcctccattACAAACCTTACATTTCTCCATAGCCTCCTCCTCATGAACAACAGCTTCTCTGGTGGCATCCCGCCCGATATTGGCATGTTACCAAGGCTTCAGCATCTCAACCTTAGCTATAATTCACTTACTGGGGTAATACCTCTGGGTCTCAGCAACTGCTCTGATCTTCAAACTCTTGGCTTGCACTATAACCAGCTCCATGGAAATATTCCATCAGAATTTGGCTCTTTGATGAAGCTCCAAGAACTCGTTTTAGCTAAGAATAACTTCACTGGATCCATTCCTTCATCACTTTCCAATATCTCCTCTCTTGTAAAGCTCAGTTTATTGTCAAATTCTATACAAGGAAACATCCCTGAAAACCTTGGCCTCTATGCTACCAATCTAAGTTTCTTGCAGATGGCTCAAAATGAGCTTTCTGGTACCATACCTCCCACTCTTTTCAATCTATCATCTCTGAATTATTTTAGTGTGGCGGTTAACCAGTTTCATGGCAGCCTTCCCCTTGATATTGGTACCACTCTTCCTAATCTCCAGGCACTTTTATTGTCTGATAACCAGTTTGGAGGAACTCTTCCATCCTCACTGATTAATGCTTCTAGAATCAGGCTTCTAGACATGAGCACTAATAACATTGGTGGTAAGGTGCCTTCAGAGCTTGGAAAGCTGCAAGATCTTGTTCACCTGAACCTCGGCTCCAATGAGTTTGAAATAAATGATCCTGATAGTTGGAGGTTCATGGATTCATTGACGAATTGCAGCAAACTCCAGGTACTGGCTCTGAACAGAAACAATGTGAGTGGTGTGTTGCCGGAATCGGTGGGCAACCTCTCGACCAATCTCCAGTCACTTATGCTATGGACCAATAGCATAACAGGGAGAATTCCTTCAGGCATTGAAAACCTCATCAACTTAGAGCAACTGCAACT GGCAACTACCTTCTTCCATTGGTAA